The Tripterygium wilfordii isolate XIE 37 chromosome 5, ASM1340144v1, whole genome shotgun sequence genome window below encodes:
- the LOC119998705 gene encoding anamorsin homolog isoform X1, producing the protein MNIDLVKMQGTVLAFTDDAALPLSTVISAMRELGYEKAEPFDPLIITQASSLSRLPVESSSVDIVILICRSLESSQDLLFEDILRVLKPGGTVLVYKTFHSGSGETDKAISALERKLLLAGFLEAQSLQLKSVGPANIVQSFGVKAKKPSWKVGSSYALKKPLKSTFKVQIEDDSDLIDEDSLLTEEDLKKPQLPTAGDCEVGSTRKACKNCTCGRAEEEEKVQKLGLTMDQLNNPQSSCGSCGLGDAFRCSTCPYKGLPTFKLGEKVSLSGNFLAMDI; encoded by the exons ATGAACATA GATCTCGTAAAAATGCAGGGTACTGTGCTGGCATTCACGGATGATGCAGCTCTGCCATTGAGTACAGTTATAAGTGCAATGAGGGAGCTTGGGTATGAAAAGGCTGAACCATTTGATCCTCTAATTATCACTCAAGCATCTTCTTTAA GTCGGCTTCCAGTGGAATCTTCATCTGTCGACATTGTCATTCTCATCTGCAGGTCGCTTGAATCTTCTCAAGATTTGTTATTTGAGGACATTTTAAGAGTGTTAAAGCCAGGTGGGACTGTCCTTGTTTACAAGACTTTTCATTCTGGTTCCGGGGAGACAGATAAG GCAATCTCTGCTCTTGAGCGCAAGTTGCTTTTGGCTGGATTTTTAGAAGCGCAATCTCTACAACTAAAATCAGTTGGACCAGCCAACATTGTTCAGTCTTTTGGG gTTAAGGCTAAGAAGCCCTCTTGGAAGGTTGGATCATCCTACGCTCTTAAGAAGCCTTTAAAAAGTACATTCAAAGTACAGATCGAGGATGATTCAGATTTGATTGATGAAGATAGCCTTTTGACGGAGGAGGATTTGAAGAAACCTCAGCTACCTACTG CTGGCGATTGCGAAGTTGGAAGCACACGGAAAGCTTGCAAAAATTGCACATGTGGGAGagcagaggaagaagagaaggtgCAAAAGTTGGGACTGACAATGGATCAGCTGAATAATCCTCAGTCCTCGTGTGGCAGT TGTGGACTAGGGGATGCTTTTCGTTGCAGTACATGCCCTTACAAAGGTCTTCCGACATTCAAGTTGGGTGAGAAG GTTTCCTTATCCGGGAACTTTCTTGCGATGGACATTTAA
- the LOC119998705 gene encoding anamorsin homolog isoform X2, whose translation MNNDLVKMQGTVLAFTDDAALPLSTVISAMRELGYEKAEPFDPLIITQASSLSRLPVESSSVDIVILICRSLESSQDLLFEDILRVLKPGGTVLVYKTFHSGSGETDKAISALERKLLLAGFLEAQSLQLKSVGPANIVQSFGVKAKKPSWKVGSSYALKKPLKSTFKVQIEDDSDLIDEDSLLTEEDLKKPQLPTAGDCEVGSTRKACKNCTCGRAEEEEKVQKLGLTMDQLNNPQSSCGSCGLGDAFRCSTCPYKGLPTFKLGEKVSLSGNFLAMDI comes from the exons atgaataat GATCTCGTAAAAATGCAGGGTACTGTGCTGGCATTCACGGATGATGCAGCTCTGCCATTGAGTACAGTTATAAGTGCAATGAGGGAGCTTGGGTATGAAAAGGCTGAACCATTTGATCCTCTAATTATCACTCAAGCATCTTCTTTAA GTCGGCTTCCAGTGGAATCTTCATCTGTCGACATTGTCATTCTCATCTGCAGGTCGCTTGAATCTTCTCAAGATTTGTTATTTGAGGACATTTTAAGAGTGTTAAAGCCAGGTGGGACTGTCCTTGTTTACAAGACTTTTCATTCTGGTTCCGGGGAGACAGATAAG GCAATCTCTGCTCTTGAGCGCAAGTTGCTTTTGGCTGGATTTTTAGAAGCGCAATCTCTACAACTAAAATCAGTTGGACCAGCCAACATTGTTCAGTCTTTTGGG gTTAAGGCTAAGAAGCCCTCTTGGAAGGTTGGATCATCCTACGCTCTTAAGAAGCCTTTAAAAAGTACATTCAAAGTACAGATCGAGGATGATTCAGATTTGATTGATGAAGATAGCCTTTTGACGGAGGAGGATTTGAAGAAACCTCAGCTACCTACTG CTGGCGATTGCGAAGTTGGAAGCACACGGAAAGCTTGCAAAAATTGCACATGTGGGAGagcagaggaagaagagaaggtgCAAAAGTTGGGACTGACAATGGATCAGCTGAATAATCCTCAGTCCTCGTGTGGCAGT TGTGGACTAGGGGATGCTTTTCGTTGCAGTACATGCCCTTACAAAGGTCTTCCGACATTCAAGTTGGGTGAGAAG GTTTCCTTATCCGGGAACTTTCTTGCGATGGACATTTAA
- the LOC119998705 gene encoding anamorsin homolog isoform X3 yields MQGTVLAFTDDAALPLSTVISAMRELGYEKAEPFDPLIITQASSLSRLPVESSSVDIVILICRSLESSQDLLFEDILRVLKPGGTVLVYKTFHSGSGETDKAISALERKLLLAGFLEAQSLQLKSVGPANIVQSFGVKAKKPSWKVGSSYALKKPLKSTFKVQIEDDSDLIDEDSLLTEEDLKKPQLPTAGDCEVGSTRKACKNCTCGRAEEEEKVQKLGLTMDQLNNPQSSCGSCGLGDAFRCSTCPYKGLPTFKLGEKVSLSGNFLAMDI; encoded by the exons ATGCAGGGTACTGTGCTGGCATTCACGGATGATGCAGCTCTGCCATTGAGTACAGTTATAAGTGCAATGAGGGAGCTTGGGTATGAAAAGGCTGAACCATTTGATCCTCTAATTATCACTCAAGCATCTTCTTTAA GTCGGCTTCCAGTGGAATCTTCATCTGTCGACATTGTCATTCTCATCTGCAGGTCGCTTGAATCTTCTCAAGATTTGTTATTTGAGGACATTTTAAGAGTGTTAAAGCCAGGTGGGACTGTCCTTGTTTACAAGACTTTTCATTCTGGTTCCGGGGAGACAGATAAG GCAATCTCTGCTCTTGAGCGCAAGTTGCTTTTGGCTGGATTTTTAGAAGCGCAATCTCTACAACTAAAATCAGTTGGACCAGCCAACATTGTTCAGTCTTTTGGG gTTAAGGCTAAGAAGCCCTCTTGGAAGGTTGGATCATCCTACGCTCTTAAGAAGCCTTTAAAAAGTACATTCAAAGTACAGATCGAGGATGATTCAGATTTGATTGATGAAGATAGCCTTTTGACGGAGGAGGATTTGAAGAAACCTCAGCTACCTACTG CTGGCGATTGCGAAGTTGGAAGCACACGGAAAGCTTGCAAAAATTGCACATGTGGGAGagcagaggaagaagagaaggtgCAAAAGTTGGGACTGACAATGGATCAGCTGAATAATCCTCAGTCCTCGTGTGGCAGT TGTGGACTAGGGGATGCTTTTCGTTGCAGTACATGCCCTTACAAAGGTCTTCCGACATTCAAGTTGGGTGAGAAG GTTTCCTTATCCGGGAACTTTCTTGCGATGGACATTTAA
- the LOC119998734 gene encoding delta(24)-sterol reductase-like translates to MSDLEAPLRPKRKKVWVDYFVKFRWILVIFVVLPISFTFYFLIYLGDVKSEMKSYKRRQKEHDENVKKVVKRLKERNPSKDGLVCTARKPWIAVGMRNVDYKRARHFEVDLSGFRNILDIDVENMIARVEPLVNMGQISRATVPMNLALAVVAELDDLTVGGLINGYGIEGSSHIYGLFSDTVVAYEIVLADGRVVRATKDNEFSDIFYAIPWSQGTLGLLVSADIKLIAVKEYMKVTYTPVVGSLKDMSQAYMDSFAPRDGDQDNPEKVPDFVEGMIYTPNEGVMMTGRYASKEEAKKKGNVINCCGWWFKPWFYQHAATSLKKGEFVEYIPTREYYHRHTRSLYWEGKLILPFGDQWWFRFLLGWLMPPKVSLLKATQGEAIRNYYHEMHVIQDMLVPLYKVADALEWVHREMEVYPIWICPHRMFKLPVKTMIYPEPGFEHHRRQGDTNYAQMYTDVGVYYAPGPVLKGEVYDGAEAVRRLENWLIENHSFQPQYAVSELSEKNFWRMFDAELYEKCRRSYGAVGTFMSVYYKSKKGRKTEKEVQEAEQAHLEAAYAEVDQPMD, encoded by the exons ATGTCAGATCTTGAGGCTCCTCTGcgtccaaaaagaaaaaaggtgtgGGTTGACTATTTTGTCAAGTTCCGATGGATTCTTGTCATTTTTGTCGTACTTCCTATCTCGTTCACCTTTTACTTTCTCATTTACCTTGGGGATGTCAAATCCGAGATGAAGTCCTACAAGCGGCGACAGAAAGAACatgatgaaaatgttaagaaagTTGTGAAACGCCTTAAAGAGAGGAATCCATCAAAGGATGGTCTTGTCTGCACCGCACGTAAACCTTGGATTGCTGTTGGAATGAGAAATGTTGACTATAAACGTGCTCGGCATTTTGAAGTTGATTTATCTGGTTTTCGCAATATCCTTGATATTGATGTAGAGAATATGATTGCAAGAGTTGAGCCACTAGTCAACATGGGGCAGATCAGCAGGGCCACTGTCCCAATGAATCTTGCCCTTGCAGTTGTTGCGGAGCTTGATGATCTTACTGTTGGTGGCCTTATAAATGGCTATGGGATTGAGGGAAGCTCCCACATCTATGGTTTATTCTCGGATACTGTTGTTGCTTATGAGATTGTTCTGGCGGATGGCCGTGTTGTCAGAGCTACAAAGGATAATGAGTTTTCTGATATTTTCTATGCTATTCCATGGTCTCAAGGAACACTTGGGCTTCTTGTATCTGCTGATATCAAGCTTATTGCTGTTAAAGAATACATGAAAGTGACCTACACGCCCGTTGTGGGTAGTTTGAAAGACATGTCTCAGGCCTATATGGACTCATTTGCTCCTAGGGATGGAGACCAGGATAACCCTGAGAAGGTTCCAGATTTCGTGGAAGGAATGATTTACACTCCTAATGAAGGTGTGATGATGACAGGGAGATATGCCTCAAAAGAAGAGGCCAAGAAGAAGGGGAATGTGATCAACTGTTGTGGTTGGTGGTTTAAACCCTGGTTCTATCAGCATGCAGCCACATCACTGAAAAAAGGGGAGTTTGTAGAGTACATTCCTACCAGGGAGTATTACCATAGGCACACAAGGAGCTTGTACTGGGAGGGGAAGCTTATTCTTCCATTTGGTGATCAATGGTGGTTTAGATTTCTTCTGGGCTGGTTGATGCCTCCAAAGGTTTCTCTTCTCAAGGCAACCCAAGGTGAAGCTATTAGAAACTATTACCATGAGATGCATGTCATTCAGGACATGCTTGTTCCTCTTTACAAGGTTGCAGATGCCTTGGAGTGGGTCCATCGGGAGATGGag GTATATCCCATTTGGATATGCCCTCACAGGATGTTCAAGCTCCCTGTAAAAACTATGATTTATCCTGAGCCGGGTTTTGAGCATCATCGGAGACAGGGAGACACGAATTATGCTCAGATGTATACTGATGTAGGGGTCTACTATGCACCAGGTCCCGTGTTAAAGGGTGAGGTGTATGATGGTGCAGAGGCAGTTCGTAGACTAGAGAACTGGTTAATTGAAAATCATAGCTTCCAGCCACAGTATGCAGTCTCTGAGCTTAGTGAGAAAAACTTTTGGAGGATGTTTGATGCTGAACTCTATGAGAAGTGCAGGAGAAGCTATGGAGCCGTAGGGACCTTCATGAGCGTGTATTACAAGtccaagaaaggaaggaagacCGAGAAGGAGGTGCAGGAGGCTGAGCAAGCCCATCTTGAGGCCGCATATGCAGAGGTCGATCAACCAATGGATTGA